A genomic window from Serratia liquefaciens includes:
- the potG gene encoding putrescine ABC transporter ATP-binding subunit PotG: protein MNDAIPRPQAKSQKVFTPLLEIRNLTKTFDGQNAVEDVSLTIYKGEIFALLGPSGCGKSTLLRMLAGFEQPTEGQIVLDGQDMSHVPPYQRPINMMFQSYALFPHMTVEQNIAFGLKQDKMPRGEIAERVAEMLSLVHMQEFAKRKPHQLSGGQRQRVALARSLAKRPKLLLLDEPMGALDKKLRDRMQLEVTDILERVGVTCVMVTHDQEEAMTMAGRIAIMNRGKFVQIGEPEEIYEHPNSRFSAEFIGSVNVFDCVLQERQEDALILQSPGLRHAIKVDSDASVVDGVPIQVALRPEKIMLCEEIPEDGCNFAVGEVVHIAYLGDLSIYHVKLLSGQMLSAQLQNGHRFRKGMPTWGDEVRLCWEADSCVVLTV from the coding sequence TTGAACGACGCTATCCCTCGTCCTCAAGCCAAGTCGCAGAAGGTCTTCACCCCTCTGCTGGAAATCCGTAACCTCACCAAAACCTTTGACGGCCAAAACGCGGTCGAAGACGTTAGCCTGACCATCTATAAAGGCGAAATATTTGCCCTGCTGGGCCCCTCCGGCTGCGGCAAGTCAACGCTGTTGCGCATGTTGGCCGGTTTTGAACAGCCGACGGAAGGGCAAATCGTGCTCGACGGGCAAGACATGTCGCACGTGCCGCCCTACCAGCGGCCGATTAACATGATGTTCCAGTCCTACGCGCTATTCCCGCACATGACGGTGGAGCAAAACATCGCCTTCGGCCTGAAACAGGACAAGATGCCGCGTGGGGAAATCGCCGAGCGAGTGGCGGAAATGCTGTCGCTGGTGCATATGCAGGAGTTCGCCAAACGCAAGCCGCACCAACTTTCCGGCGGTCAACGCCAGCGTGTGGCGCTGGCGCGCAGCCTTGCCAAGCGGCCAAAGCTGCTGCTGCTGGATGAGCCGATGGGCGCGCTGGATAAAAAACTGCGTGACCGCATGCAGCTGGAAGTGACGGACATTCTTGAGCGCGTCGGCGTGACCTGCGTGATGGTCACCCACGATCAGGAAGAGGCGATGACCATGGCAGGCCGTATCGCCATCATGAATCGCGGCAAGTTTGTGCAGATCGGCGAGCCGGAAGAGATCTACGAACACCCGAACAGCCGTTTCAGCGCCGAGTTTATCGGTTCGGTCAACGTATTTGACTGCGTGCTGCAAGAGCGTCAGGAGGATGCTCTGATCCTGCAAAGCCCCGGTTTGCGTCATGCAATCAAAGTAGACTCCGACGCCTCGGTGGTGGACGGGGTGCCGATCCAGGTTGCGCTGCGACCGGAAAAAATCATGCTGTGCGAAGAGATCCCGGAAGATGGCTGCAACTTTGCCGTGGGGGAGGTGGTGCACATTGCCTACCTCGGCGATTTGTCGATCTACCACGTGAAGCTGCTCAGCGGCCAGATGCTCAGCGCCCAATTGCAAAACGGTCACCGTTTCCGCAAAGGGATGCCGACCTGGGGCGACGAAGTGCGGCTGTGTTGGGAAGCCGACAGCTGTGTCGTGTTAACGGTGTGA
- a CDS encoding YbjC family protein: MRSFGDLPRTVLVLEGLGMLSLVLAYLSIHGHVQLPGWLASQQAAVGMIFLGVALMVPAAAFLVWRVVQGFGPLMRGGQPPQNDRHKPHSPIDKNDSEPRG; the protein is encoded by the coding sequence ATGCGTTCATTCGGTGACTTACCCCGTACGGTGTTGGTTTTGGAAGGCTTGGGCATGCTGTCGTTAGTGCTGGCTTATCTGAGCATTCACGGTCACGTTCAATTGCCGGGCTGGTTGGCTTCCCAGCAGGCAGCGGTGGGCATGATTTTCCTCGGCGTGGCGCTGATGGTCCCGGCGGCGGCGTTTTTGGTTTGGCGCGTGGTGCAAGGATTCGGTCCGCTAATGCGTGGCGGTCAACCGCCGCAGAACGATCGGCATAAGCCTCATTCGCCGATCGATAAAAACGACAGTGAGCCGCGCGGCTAA
- the artQ gene encoding arginine ABC transporter permease ArtQ codes for MNEIQPLASAAGMTVGLAVCALILGLILAMLFAVWESSRWKVVSWLGTAWVTLLRGLPEILVVLFIYFGSSQLLLMLSDGFTLNFGLFQLPVQLAIDNFEVSPFLCGVIALALLYSAYASQTLRGALKAVPQGQWESGQALGMSTPAIFFRLIMPQMWRHALPGLGNQWLVLLKDTALVSLISVNDLMLQTKSIATRTQEPFTWYVIAAAIYLVVTLFSQYIIKRIELRTTRFERGPA; via the coding sequence ATGAATGAAATTCAACCTCTAGCAAGCGCCGCCGGGATGACCGTCGGCCTTGCCGTTTGCGCCCTTATCCTCGGGTTGATCCTGGCGATGCTGTTTGCCGTCTGGGAGTCATCTCGCTGGAAAGTGGTCAGTTGGCTCGGCACCGCCTGGGTCACGCTGTTACGCGGCCTGCCGGAAATTCTGGTGGTGCTGTTCATCTATTTCGGCTCATCGCAGCTGCTGTTGATGCTGTCCGACGGCTTCACCCTGAACTTTGGCCTGTTCCAACTGCCCGTCCAACTGGCGATTGATAATTTCGAAGTCAGCCCGTTCCTGTGCGGCGTGATTGCCCTCGCCCTGCTCTATTCCGCCTATGCGTCGCAAACATTGCGCGGGGCGCTGAAAGCGGTACCGCAAGGGCAATGGGAATCCGGTCAGGCTCTGGGGATGAGCACCCCAGCGATTTTCTTTCGCCTGATCATGCCGCAGATGTGGCGCCACGCCCTGCCGGGGCTGGGCAACCAGTGGTTGGTTCTGCTGAAGGACACCGCGCTGGTGTCGCTGATCAGCGTTAACGACCTGATGCTGCAGACCAAGAGTATCGCCACTCGCACTCAGGAGCCCTTTACCTGGTATGTGATCGCGGCGGCAATCTATCTGGTGGTTACCCTGTTCAGCCAATACATCATCAAACGTATTGAACTGCGCACCACGCGCTTTGAGCGGGGGCCAGCCTGA
- the potH gene encoding putrescine ABC transporter permease PotH, giving the protein MTMLAERTPPEPPANGPGPLKAFFQRLQMAHGRKLVIAVPLLWLTLLFLLPFLIVFKISLAELALAVPPYTDLMSWADGKLDIALNFANYLQLTDDPLYLDAYLQSLQVAAVSTVCCLIIGYPLAWAVAHSKASTRNILLLLVILPSWTSFLIRVYAWMGILKNNGILNNFLLWLGVIDQPLVILHTNLAVYIGVVYSYLPFMVLPIYTALTRLDYSLVEASLDLGAKPLKTFFSVIVPLTRGGIIAGSMLVFIPAVGEFVIPELLGGPDSIMIGRVLWQEFFNNRDWPVASAVATVMLLLLILPILWFHKHQNKEMGGQG; this is encoded by the coding sequence ATGACAATGCTTGCTGAACGCACGCCGCCGGAACCGCCGGCCAACGGGCCCGGCCCGCTGAAAGCCTTTTTCCAGCGCCTGCAAATGGCCCACGGCCGCAAACTGGTGATTGCGGTGCCGCTGCTGTGGCTGACGTTGCTGTTCCTGCTGCCGTTCCTGATTGTGTTCAAGATCAGCCTGGCGGAGCTGGCGCTGGCGGTGCCGCCTTACACTGACCTGATGAGCTGGGCTGACGGGAAGCTGGATATTGCGCTCAACTTTGCCAATTACCTGCAACTGACCGACGACCCGTTATATCTGGACGCCTATCTGCAGTCGCTGCAGGTGGCGGCGGTATCGACGGTATGCTGCCTGATCATTGGCTATCCGTTGGCCTGGGCAGTGGCGCACAGCAAAGCGTCAACCCGCAATATTTTGCTGCTGTTGGTGATCCTGCCGTCGTGGACCTCATTTTTGATCCGCGTATATGCCTGGATGGGCATATTGAAAAACAACGGTATCCTTAACAATTTCCTGCTGTGGCTCGGGGTTATCGATCAGCCGCTGGTGATCCTGCATACCAATCTGGCGGTCTATATCGGCGTGGTGTATTCCTATCTGCCGTTTATGGTGCTGCCGATTTATACCGCCCTGACGCGGCTGGATTATTCGCTGGTAGAGGCTTCGCTGGATCTGGGCGCCAAACCGCTGAAAACCTTTTTCAGCGTGATTGTGCCGCTGACCCGTGGCGGCATCATTGCCGGCTCGATGCTGGTGTTTATCCCGGCGGTCGGCGAATTCGTGATCCCGGAACTGCTGGGCGGGCCGGACAGTATTATGATTGGCCGGGTACTGTGGCAGGAGTTCTTTAACAACCGCGATTGGCCGGTGGCTTCGGCGGTGGCTACCGTGATGTTGCTGCTGTTGATTTTGCCGATTCTCTGGTTCCACAAGCACCAGAACAAGGAAATGGGGGGGCAGGGATGA
- the rimK gene encoding 30S ribosomal protein S6--L-glutamate ligase: MKIAILSRDGTLYSCKRLVEAAEQRGHSVDIIDPLSCYMNINPAAPTIHYRGRQLERYDAVIPRIGSAITFYGTAVLRQFELLGSYPLNESVAITRARDKLRSLQLLARQGIDLPITGFAHSPDDTGDLIELVGGAPLVVKLVEGTQGIGVVLAETRQAAESVIDAFRGLNAHILVQEYIREAQGSDVRCLVVGGRVVAAIERQAKPGEFRSNLHRGGTARKVSITAKERAVAVKAATTLGLDVAGVDILRAARGPLVMEVNASPGLEGVETTTGLDIAGMMIEYIEPRARAGFRLKSGG, translated from the coding sequence GTGAAAATTGCCATTCTTTCGCGCGATGGAACGCTGTACTCATGCAAGCGTTTGGTGGAGGCGGCAGAGCAGCGCGGCCACAGCGTGGATATTATCGATCCGCTTTCTTGCTACATGAACATAAACCCGGCCGCGCCGACCATTCACTATCGCGGTCGTCAGTTGGAGCGCTACGATGCGGTGATCCCGCGCATCGGCTCCGCTATCACCTTCTATGGTACCGCCGTCCTGCGTCAGTTTGAGCTGCTGGGCAGTTACCCGCTGAATGAGTCGGTGGCGATCACTCGCGCACGCGACAAACTGCGTTCGCTGCAGTTACTGGCACGGCAGGGGATTGACCTGCCGATCACCGGTTTTGCCCATTCGCCGGACGACACCGGTGATTTGATCGAACTGGTCGGCGGCGCGCCATTGGTGGTCAAATTGGTGGAGGGCACGCAGGGCATTGGGGTGGTGCTGGCGGAAACCCGTCAGGCGGCAGAAAGCGTGATTGATGCTTTTCGTGGTCTCAACGCCCATATCCTGGTGCAGGAATATATTCGCGAGGCCCAGGGCAGCGACGTTCGCTGCCTGGTGGTCGGTGGGCGGGTCGTCGCCGCGATTGAGCGACAGGCTAAACCGGGAGAGTTCCGTTCCAATCTGCACCGTGGCGGTACAGCCCGTAAAGTGAGCATCACTGCCAAAGAGCGAGCTGTGGCGGTTAAGGCTGCCACCACGCTGGGGCTGGACGTTGCCGGGGTAGATATTTTGCGAGCGGCTCGCGGCCCGTTGGTGATGGAAGTGAACGCCTCACCGGGGTTGGAAGGGGTGGAAACCACCACGGGATTGGATATTGCCGGCATGATGATCGAGTATATCGAGCCGCGCGCCAGAGCGGGATTTCGTCTCAAGTCGGGCGGCTGA
- the artJ gene encoding arginine ABC transporter substrate-binding protein, translating into MKKLLLAATVLAGIAFNASAAETIRFASSATYPPFESLDASNKIVGFDIDLATALCKQMKAECTFTNQAFDSLIAALKFKKYDAVISGMDITPERSKQVSFTQPYYANSAIVIAQKGKFSSLADLKGKKIGMENGTTHQKYMQDKHPEINTVSYDSYQNAILELKNGRIDGVFGDTAVVNEWLKNSPQLAPVGEHVTDAQYFGTGLGIAVRPDNQALLAKLNTALDAIKADGTYKAINDKWFPQ; encoded by the coding sequence ATGAAAAAACTATTACTTGCCGCTACGGTATTGGCGGGCATCGCCTTCAACGCCAGTGCAGCCGAGACCATTCGCTTCGCCTCTTCCGCCACCTATCCTCCCTTCGAATCGCTGGATGCCAGCAACAAGATTGTCGGGTTTGATATCGATCTGGCTACCGCGCTGTGCAAGCAAATGAAAGCCGAATGCACCTTTACCAATCAGGCGTTCGACAGCCTGATCGCCGCCCTGAAATTCAAAAAATACGACGCGGTGATTTCCGGTATGGACATCACGCCAGAGCGCAGCAAGCAGGTTTCCTTTACCCAACCTTATTATGCCAACTCAGCGATCGTGATCGCGCAGAAAGGCAAATTCAGCTCGCTGGCGGATCTGAAAGGCAAAAAGATCGGCATGGAGAACGGCACTACCCACCAAAAATACATGCAGGACAAACACCCGGAGATTAATACCGTCTCTTATGACAGCTACCAGAACGCCATTCTCGAACTGAAAAATGGCCGTATTGACGGCGTATTCGGTGATACCGCGGTGGTCAACGAGTGGTTGAAGAACAGCCCGCAATTGGCGCCGGTCGGTGAGCATGTTACCGATGCACAATACTTCGGCACCGGCCTGGGCATTGCCGTTCGCCCGGACAACCAGGCGCTGCTGGCCAAGCTGAATACCGCACTGGACGCCATCAAGGCGGACGGCACCTACAAAGCCATCAACGACAAGTGGTTCCCGCAGTAA
- a CDS encoding YbjN domain-containing protein produces MDSLIVPDLALLRRWLDQSGISFFECDSCQALHLPHMQNFDGVFDAKLDLVDNVILFSALAEVKPTALIPLVADLSQINASSLTIKAFVDIQDDNLPKLIVCQALSIAVGVTLEQFTHFMQQGEEQISMVILEARANDLLFMGDEEENPASAERLPMLH; encoded by the coding sequence ATGGATTCACTCATTGTCCCTGATTTGGCGTTGTTACGACGCTGGCTGGATCAATCGGGCATTTCATTCTTTGAGTGCGATTCCTGTCAGGCGCTGCACCTGCCGCACATGCAAAACTTCGATGGCGTGTTCGACGCCAAACTCGATCTGGTGGACAATGTTATTCTGTTCTCCGCGCTGGCCGAGGTGAAACCGACCGCGCTGATCCCTCTGGTGGCCGATCTCAGCCAGATCAACGCCAGCTCGCTGACCATCAAAGCCTTTGTCGATATCCAGGACGATAACCTGCCGAAGCTGATCGTCTGTCAGGCGCTGAGCATCGCCGTGGGCGTCACACTGGAACAGTTCACGCACTTTATGCAGCAGGGCGAAGAGCAGATCTCCATGGTGATCCTCGAGGCGCGGGCGAACGATCTGCTGTTTATGGGTGACGAAGAAGAGAACCCGGCTAGCGCCGAACGCCTGCCAATGTTGCACTGA
- a CDS encoding YbjO family protein, producing the protein MSDMLNSRQGMRTTSDAPVPVMVAGTAMVAIKCISVLLLLGELGVDGAQEFVSTSAQAWDSTLIFLAGLVLLCLQISCGFAVMRGRNWGRWVYVACQCAVVGYLLLATIGSFLPEVFTVEGETSGQILHVLILQKIPDVVILALLFVPAASRRYFAAHN; encoded by the coding sequence ATGTCAGACATGCTGAACAGCAGGCAGGGAATGAGAACGACTTCAGATGCGCCAGTACCGGTGATGGTGGCCGGTACGGCGATGGTGGCTATCAAATGCATCAGCGTGCTGTTGCTGTTGGGTGAACTGGGCGTCGATGGCGCTCAGGAGTTTGTCAGCACCAGCGCCCAGGCCTGGGATTCCACCCTGATATTTTTGGCCGGTCTGGTGCTGCTGTGCCTGCAAATCAGCTGCGGTTTTGCGGTAATGCGCGGTCGCAATTGGGGACGTTGGGTCTACGTGGCCTGTCAGTGTGCGGTGGTCGGTTATTTGCTGTTGGCGACCATTGGCAGCTTTCTACCCGAGGTCTTTACCGTGGAGGGGGAAACCAGCGGCCAAATTCTGCACGTGTTGATCCTGCAGAAAATCCCCGATGTTGTCATCCTGGCATTATTGTTTGTTCCCGCCGCCAGCCGCCGCTATTTCGCCGCGCACAATTGA
- the potF gene encoding spermidine/putrescine ABC transporter substrate-binding protein PotF — translation MVTQRKKWLSGVVAGLLMAASVTASAEEKTLHVYNWSDYIAPDTLAKFQKETGIKVVYDVFDSNEVLEGKLMAGSTGYDLVVPSSNFLERQSKAGIFEPLDKSKMPNYKNLDPEMLQLVAHNDKDNKYGIPYLMVTTGIGYNVDKVKAVLGKDAPVDSWDLILKPENLEKLKSCGVSFLDAPSEVYATVLHYLGKDPNSTNAADYTGAANDLLLKLRPNIRYFHSSQYINDLANGDICVAIGWSGDVMQAANRAKEAKNGVNVAYAIPKEGALTYFDMFAMPADAKNKDAAYQFLNFLMKPDVMAGISNYVYYANAVKDSTPLVKAEVRDNPNVYPPADLRAKLFTLNVQSPKLDRVITRAWTKVKSGR, via the coding sequence ATGGTCACCCAACGTAAAAAGTGGTTATCGGGTGTTGTTGCCGGCCTGCTGATGGCCGCGTCCGTCACGGCGTCAGCCGAGGAAAAAACGCTGCACGTCTATAACTGGTCCGACTATATTGCGCCGGACACCTTAGCCAAATTCCAGAAAGAAACCGGCATTAAAGTGGTGTACGACGTCTTTGATTCCAACGAAGTGTTGGAAGGCAAACTGATGGCGGGCAGCACCGGTTATGATCTGGTAGTGCCTTCATCCAACTTCCTTGAGCGCCAGTCCAAGGCCGGTATTTTCGAGCCGCTCGACAAGAGCAAGATGCCGAACTACAAAAACCTTGATCCCGAAATGCTGCAGCTGGTGGCGCACAATGACAAGGACAACAAGTACGGCATCCCTTACCTGATGGTGACCACCGGCATCGGTTATAACGTCGACAAAGTGAAGGCGGTGCTGGGTAAAGACGCGCCGGTCGACAGCTGGGATCTGATCCTCAAGCCGGAAAACCTCGAGAAGCTGAAAAGCTGCGGCGTTTCCTTCCTGGATGCACCTAGTGAGGTTTACGCCACCGTGCTGCACTACCTGGGCAAGGATCCCAACAGCACCAACGCAGCGGATTACACCGGTGCGGCCAACGATCTGCTGCTTAAGCTGCGGCCGAACATCCGTTACTTCCACTCTTCTCAATACATCAATGACCTGGCGAACGGTGATATCTGCGTAGCGATAGGCTGGTCTGGTGACGTAATGCAGGCGGCCAACCGCGCCAAAGAGGCGAAGAACGGCGTGAACGTGGCTTATGCTATCCCGAAAGAAGGGGCGCTGACCTATTTTGACATGTTTGCCATGCCGGCAGATGCCAAAAACAAGGACGCCGCCTACCAGTTCCTGAACTTCCTGATGAAGCCTGATGTGATGGCCGGTATCAGCAACTACGTTTATTACGCCAACGCGGTGAAGGACTCCACCCCGCTGGTGAAAGCGGAAGTGCGTGATAATCCGAACGTCTACCCACCGGCCGATCTGCGTGCCAAGCTGTTCACGCTGAACGTGCAGTCGCCGAAGTTGGATCGTGTGATTACCCGCGCCTGGACTAAAGTTAAAAGCGGACGCTAG
- the artM gene encoding arginine ABC transporter permease ArtM yields MFEFLPEIIKGLHTSLTLTVTALIVALLLSLVLTVILTLKTPILTPLVKIYITLFTGTPLLVQIFLIYYGPGQFPAIREYPWLWDLLSQPWLCAMIALALNSAAYTTQLFYGAVRAIPAGQWQSCEALGMSRAQSLRILLPFAFKRALSSYSNEVVLVFKSTSLAYTITLMEVMGYSQLMYGRTYDVMVFGAAGLVYLCVNGLLTLLMRVVERRALAFERRN; encoded by the coding sequence ATGTTTGAGTTCTTGCCGGAAATTATCAAAGGGCTGCACACCAGCCTGACGCTGACCGTTACCGCCCTGATCGTGGCACTGCTGCTGTCATTGGTGCTGACGGTGATCCTGACGCTGAAAACGCCGATCCTGACGCCGCTGGTGAAAATCTATATCACCCTGTTCACCGGTACGCCGCTGCTGGTGCAGATCTTCCTGATCTACTACGGCCCCGGCCAGTTCCCGGCGATCCGCGAATATCCGTGGTTGTGGGATCTGCTGTCACAGCCGTGGCTGTGTGCGATGATCGCATTGGCGCTGAACAGCGCGGCCTACACTACCCAACTGTTTTACGGTGCCGTGAGGGCGATCCCTGCCGGTCAGTGGCAATCTTGCGAAGCGCTTGGCATGTCGCGTGCCCAGTCGTTGCGTATCCTGCTGCCCTTTGCCTTCAAGCGTGCGCTGTCGTCTTACTCCAACGAAGTGGTGTTGGTGTTCAAGAGCACCTCGCTGGCCTATACCATTACCCTGATGGAAGTGATGGGATACAGCCAGCTGATGTATGGCCGTACCTACGACGTGATGGTGTTTGGTGCCGCCGGGTTGGTGTATCTGTGCGTCAACGGCCTGCTGACGTTGTTGATGCGCGTGGTCGAGCGTCGGGCGCTGGCCTTCGAGCGCCGCAACTGA
- the artJ gene encoding arginine ABC transporter substrate-binding protein yields the protein MKKLIIAAVLAGISVSASAAETIRFATEASYPPFEFIDAGNKIQGFDVDLANALCKEMQAECSFTNQAFDSLIPSLKFKRFDAVMAGMDITPEREKQVLFTKPYYDNSALFVAQKGKVADVAALKGKKVGVQNGTTHQKYLTDKHPEITTVPYDSYQNAILDLKNGRVDAVFGDTAVVNEWLKQNAALAAVGDKVTDKDYFGTGLGIAVRQKNTDLQGKFNAALDKIKQDGTYETIYKKWFQQ from the coding sequence ATGAAAAAACTAATAATCGCCGCCGTTCTGGCTGGCATCAGCGTTTCCGCCTCTGCAGCCGAAACGATCCGTTTCGCTACCGAAGCTTCTTATCCTCCGTTTGAATTTATTGACGCCGGCAACAAGATCCAGGGGTTTGACGTCGATCTGGCCAATGCGCTGTGCAAAGAGATGCAGGCCGAATGCAGCTTCACCAATCAGGCTTTCGACAGTCTGATCCCAAGCCTGAAGTTCAAGCGTTTTGACGCAGTGATGGCCGGTATGGACATCACGCCTGAACGTGAAAAACAGGTGCTGTTTACCAAGCCGTATTACGACAACTCCGCGCTGTTTGTCGCCCAGAAGGGCAAAGTTGCCGACGTAGCGGCGCTGAAAGGCAAAAAAGTGGGCGTGCAGAACGGCACGACGCACCAGAAATACCTGACCGATAAGCACCCTGAAATCACCACCGTGCCTTACGACAGCTATCAGAACGCCATTTTGGATCTGAAGAATGGTCGCGTTGATGCAGTATTTGGTGACACCGCAGTGGTCAACGAATGGCTGAAACAGAATGCCGCTCTGGCCGCGGTAGGCGATAAGGTGACCGACAAAGACTACTTCGGTACCGGGCTGGGCATTGCCGTTCGTCAGAAAAATACCGATCTGCAGGGCAAGTTCAACGCCGCCCTCGACAAGATCAAACAGGATGGGACTTACGAAACCATCTACAAAAAATGGTTCCAGCAGTAA
- the potI gene encoding putrescine ABC transporter permease PotI, whose amino-acid sequence MNNLPVVRSPWRIAILVLGFTFLYAPMLMLVIYSFNSSKLVTVWAGWSTRWYTALFHDSAMISAVGLSLTIAAASATAAVVLGAIAAVVMVRFGRFRGSTGFAFMLTAPLVMPDVITGLSLLLLFVAMGHTLGWPSERGMFTIWLAHVTFCTAYVSVVISSRLRELDRSIEEAAMDLGATPLKVFFVITLPMIAPALVAGWMLAFTLSLDDLVIASFVAGPGATTLPMLVFSSVRMGVNPEINALASLILLVVGVIGLIAWWFMARSEKQRSRELQKAARS is encoded by the coding sequence ATGAACAACTTGCCGGTAGTGCGTTCACCGTGGCGTATCGCTATTTTGGTGCTCGGTTTCACCTTCCTGTATGCGCCGATGCTGATGCTGGTGATTTACTCGTTCAACAGTTCGAAACTGGTGACGGTGTGGGCGGGCTGGTCGACGCGTTGGTATACCGCGTTATTCCATGATTCGGCGATGATCAGCGCCGTCGGGCTCAGCCTGACCATTGCTGCCGCCTCAGCCACCGCCGCCGTTGTGCTTGGCGCGATTGCTGCTGTGGTGATGGTACGTTTTGGCCGTTTTCGCGGTTCAACCGGCTTTGCCTTTATGCTGACCGCACCGCTGGTTATGCCGGATGTGATTACCGGTCTGTCGCTGCTGCTGCTGTTTGTGGCGATGGGGCATACGCTGGGTTGGCCGTCGGAACGCGGCATGTTCACCATCTGGCTGGCGCACGTCACCTTCTGTACTGCCTATGTTTCGGTGGTGATCAGTTCGCGCCTGCGTGAATTGGATCGCTCGATCGAAGAGGCCGCGATGGATTTGGGCGCGACCCCGTTGAAGGTGTTTTTCGTGATCACGCTGCCAATGATTGCACCGGCGCTGGTTGCTGGCTGGATGTTGGCATTCACGCTGTCGCTGGATGACCTGGTGATTGCCAGCTTCGTCGCCGGGCCGGGCGCGACCACCTTGCCGATGCTGGTGTTCTCCAGCGTGCGTATGGGGGTTAATCCGGAAATCAACGCCCTGGCCAGTTTGATATTGCTGGTGGTCGGCGTTATCGGCCTGATTGCATGGTGGTTTATGGCGCGCTCGGAAAAACAGCGATCGCGCGAATTACAAAAGGCTGCCCGTAGCTGA
- the rlmC gene encoding 23S rRNA (uracil(747)-C(5))-methyltransferase RlmC, with protein MHCALYTAGTCRSCQWLEKPYPQQLTDKQHHLQSLLEERDVAQWLAPIAGEQSAFRNKAKMVVSGSVERPLLGMLHRDGTPVDLSACPLYPASFAPMFAVLKSFIARAGLTPYNVARKRGELKYLLLTESTHSGGVMLRFVLRSESKLAQLRAALPWLQQQLPQLRVISANIQPVHMAIMEGEREIPLSEQQALEEQFNQVPLYIRPQSFFQTNPKVAAELYATARDWVRALGIESMWDLFCGVGGFGLHCAQKETRLTGIEISAEAIACARQSAETLGLQQVDFQALDSTRFATTEGSVPQLVLVNPPRRGIGKALCEYLNQMAPGYILYSSCNAETMAKDIEMLPDYRIERVQLFDMFPHTAHYEVLTLLVRQ; from the coding sequence ATGCATTGCGCCTTGTATACGGCGGGCACCTGCCGTTCTTGTCAGTGGCTGGAAAAGCCTTACCCGCAGCAGCTGACAGACAAACAGCATCATCTGCAATCCCTGCTGGAAGAACGTGACGTTGCCCAGTGGTTGGCGCCGATCGCCGGCGAGCAGAGCGCATTTCGCAATAAGGCCAAGATGGTGGTCAGCGGTAGCGTAGAGCGCCCGTTGCTCGGCATGCTGCACCGCGATGGCACGCCGGTTGATTTGAGTGCCTGTCCGCTGTATCCCGCCAGTTTTGCGCCCATGTTCGCGGTGTTGAAAAGTTTTATCGCCCGCGCCGGTTTGACGCCCTACAACGTGGCGCGTAAGCGCGGGGAACTGAAGTACCTGCTGCTGACCGAAAGCACCCACAGTGGTGGCGTGATGCTGCGCTTTGTACTGCGTTCAGAGAGTAAATTGGCACAGCTGCGGGCGGCGTTGCCGTGGTTACAGCAGCAATTGCCACAACTCAGGGTGATCTCCGCCAATATTCAGCCAGTGCATATGGCGATTATGGAAGGAGAGCGTGAGATCCCGCTGAGCGAACAGCAGGCGCTAGAAGAGCAATTTAATCAGGTGCCGTTGTATATCCGCCCGCAAAGCTTTTTCCAGACTAACCCCAAGGTGGCGGCTGAACTGTACGCTACCGCTCGTGACTGGGTTCGTGCATTGGGGATCGAAAGCATGTGGGATCTGTTCTGCGGTGTGGGGGGATTTGGCCTGCACTGTGCGCAGAAGGAAACCCGCTTGACCGGGATTGAGATCAGCGCCGAGGCGATTGCCTGTGCGCGTCAGTCAGCGGAAACGCTGGGCCTGCAGCAGGTTGATTTCCAGGCGTTGGATTCCACGCGGTTCGCCACCACCGAAGGCAGCGTGCCTCAACTGGTACTGGTCAATCCGCCACGGCGCGGCATCGGTAAAGCCTTATGCGAATACCTGAATCAGATGGCACCCGGCTATATTCTGTATTCGAGCTGTAACGCCGAGACGATGGCGAAAGACATTGAGATGTTGCCGGATTACCGCATTGAGCGCGTGCAACTGTTTGATATGTTCCCCCATACCGCCCACTATGAAGTGCTGACGCTGCTGGTACGCCAGTAA